One segment of Niallia sp. Man26 DNA contains the following:
- a CDS encoding YIEGIA domain-containing protein: MRAQILSTPHLILIIIGIIGGTLARVLILREDYRQYPTYPNGVLSQIALGFVASTLGATFIPAIMTNNVTAATFLALAITQFQGVRKLEQDSLKSLEETEYTKRGSAYIDGISKTYEARNYIALFVALTISVIAESLETMPVFIRISLGILGGILIFLILVRFSKGKTISDFAVVNQAKIIIKNNELYADDMFISNRIGSIRGQEMILQEGIAVILSPKQEHYRIFLDNFGQRQAILFEITRTLGLKRYHFTRKDYSNGRIAFVIVPIIHNIDNMISSILRTPVLETVQKNHKYLQKRRNNCGRH; this comes from the coding sequence ATGAGAGCACAAATTCTATCTACCCCACATTTAATTTTAATTATTATAGGAATAATTGGTGGTACACTTGCTAGGGTACTTATTTTAAGAGAGGACTATAGACAATATCCCACCTATCCAAATGGGGTTCTTAGCCAAATTGCACTTGGTTTTGTTGCATCAACATTAGGGGCAACTTTCATCCCTGCAATAATGACAAATAACGTTACAGCTGCTACTTTTTTAGCTTTGGCAATAACTCAATTTCAGGGTGTTAGAAAGTTAGAACAAGACAGCCTAAAATCCTTAGAAGAAACCGAATACACAAAACGCGGAAGTGCTTATATCGATGGTATTTCGAAGACCTACGAGGCGAGAAATTATATAGCTTTATTTGTTGCATTAACAATAAGTGTCATAGCTGAGTCACTCGAAACAATGCCAGTGTTCATCCGTATAAGCTTGGGAATATTAGGGGGAATTTTAATCTTTTTAATCTTAGTCCGTTTCTCAAAAGGGAAAACTATATCTGATTTTGCAGTAGTAAACCAAGCAAAGATAATTATAAAAAATAACGAGCTTTATGCAGATGATATGTTTATTTCTAATCGTATAGGTAGTATTCGTGGGCAAGAGATGATACTTCAAGAGGGGATAGCTGTTATTTTAAGCCCTAAACAAGAACACTATAGAATCTTCCTTGATAATTTTGGCCAAAGACAAGCTATTTTATTTGAAATCACCAGAACTCTTGGCTTAAAAAGGTACCATTTTACCAGAAAAGATTATTCTAACGGGAGAATTGCTTTTGTAATCGTACCTATAATTCATAATATTGATAATATGATTTCTTCTATTCTTCGCACCCCTGTTCTTGAAACAGTCCAAAAGAATCATAAATATTTACAAAAAAGGAGAAATAATTGTGGAAGACATTAA